A single Candidatus Rokuibacteriota bacterium DNA region contains:
- a CDS encoding putative toxin-antitoxin system toxin component, PIN family produces the protein MRVVFDTNVFVSALVVPGSLSEEACRRALAREFRLVTSVAILTELAGRLRSKFGWDNAPTARAVKAIARVAEVVKTTPHLEIARDPPDNRILECAGEGAADLIVTGDRHLLKLRRFGRTGIVRVSTFLHTLG, from the coding sequence GTGCGGGTGGTGTTCGACACCAATGTATTCGTCTCCGCCCTGGTCGTTCCCGGGAGCCTGAGCGAGGAGGCATGCCGCCGTGCGCTCGCGCGCGAGTTCCGGCTCGTCACTTCGGTCGCCATCCTCACCGAGCTCGCGGGGAGGCTCCGCAGCAAGTTCGGCTGGGACAACGCGCCGACTGCTCGGGCGGTCAAGGCCATCGCACGGGTAGCCGAGGTGGTCAAGACGACACCGCATCTGGAGATTGCCCGCGATCCGCCCGATAACCGGATCCTCGAGTGCGCCGGGGAAGGGGCCGCCGACCTCATCGTGACCGGTGACCGTCACCTCCTGAAGCTCAGGCGATTCGGCCGGACTGGAATCGTCAGGGTCTCGACCTTCCTGCACACGCTGGGCTGA
- a CDS encoding ribbon-helix-helix protein, CopG family: MARSRVAVTISIPPQLANEYDRLARATAKNRSQLFREMFALYRQSQDEEVFRALQRYGRRKARERGILTERDVERLVFEGR, encoded by the coding sequence ATGGCACGCAGCCGCGTCGCAGTCACGATCTCGATTCCTCCACAGCTTGCGAACGAGTACGACCGGCTTGCCCGGGCGACCGCCAAGAACCGGAGCCAGCTGTTCCGGGAGATGTTCGCGCTCTATCGCCAGAGCCAGGACGAGGAGGTGTTCCGGGCGCTCCAGCGCTACGGCCGGCGCAAGGCTCGCGAGCGCGGCATCCTGACCGAGCGCGATGTCGAGCGCCTGGTCTTCGAGGGCCGATGA
- a CDS encoding isoprenylcysteine carboxylmethyltransferase family protein, with protein MKATIPTEQAQGRDQRADAGAGRRLAARGAIVLSFVVALEIVIMISPFALFFYAVFNPVLLALDRSPATRWLTAFFLPHMVISPDPALSAIRVVGSVAFMVGAAVFFACAVQVYAGKLLRTGPATRGLYAVIRHPQYLALAVSGFGLAILWPRFLTLVLLAVMLFLYYLLARDEERRMLARFGDGYRAFMERTGMFFPRLAGSRPPRPASPRHLTVGRGLAILVALLVIGVGAGFGARAYTVRHLPLGSVGPVDVIAVTPEDLTAAREVLPEVLKEPAVAAKLAGSRDQPGRVLAYFVPIDYTMQGMIADTGEAWKLFARHATIPMITDFVLHPVAHLVEGHGHPGATGHGFAMHESPTLKRRVIFVDVSARGRTLASPVDDFRIAVTRRPLFFIDVHLHTGEVLAIRDTPPGSGWGTVPTPVF; from the coding sequence GTCGTCGCCCTCGAGATCGTGATCATGATCAGCCCGTTCGCGCTCTTCTTCTACGCGGTCTTCAACCCGGTCCTCCTGGCGCTCGATCGCTCCCCGGCAACACGCTGGCTCACCGCGTTCTTCCTCCCCCACATGGTCATCTCACCGGATCCGGCCTTGAGCGCCATCCGGGTGGTCGGGTCCGTGGCGTTCATGGTGGGCGCCGCCGTCTTCTTCGCCTGCGCCGTGCAGGTCTACGCGGGCAAGCTCCTCCGGACGGGGCCCGCGACACGGGGCCTCTACGCGGTGATCCGCCACCCGCAGTACCTCGCCCTCGCCGTGTCGGGGTTCGGCCTCGCCATCCTGTGGCCGCGGTTCCTCACGCTCGTGCTCCTCGCCGTCATGCTGTTCCTCTACTACCTGCTCGCGAGGGACGAGGAGCGGCGCATGCTCGCCCGCTTCGGCGACGGCTACCGCGCCTTCATGGAGCGGACGGGGATGTTCTTCCCGCGCCTGGCGGGGAGCCGGCCGCCGCGGCCCGCGTCCCCGCGGCACCTCACGGTCGGCCGGGGGCTCGCGATCCTCGTGGCCCTGCTCGTGATCGGTGTCGGTGCCGGCTTCGGGGCGCGCGCCTATACCGTCCGTCATCTGCCGCTGGGGTCCGTCGGGCCGGTGGACGTCATCGCCGTCACGCCCGAGGACCTGACGGCCGCCCGGGAGGTCCTGCCCGAGGTGCTCAAGGAGCCTGCCGTCGCCGCGAAGCTCGCCGGCTCGCGCGATCAGCCGGGCCGCGTCCTCGCGTACTTCGTCCCGATCGACTACACGATGCAGGGCATGATCGCGGACACCGGGGAAGCGTGGAAGCTGTTCGCGCGGCACGCCACGATTCCCATGATCACGGACTTCGTGCTCCATCCCGTGGCGCATCTCGTGGAAGGGCATGGCCATCCGGGTGCCACGGGCCACGGGTTCGCCATGCACGAGAGCCCCACGCTCAAGCGCCGGGTCATCTTCGTCGACGTGTCCGCGCGCGGCCGGACTCTCGCCTCGCCGGTGGACGACTTCAGGATCGCCGTCACGAGGCGGCCACTCTTCTTCATTGACGTGCACCTGCACACCGGGGAGGTCCTGGCGATCCGGGACACGCCGCCGGGAAGCGGCTGGGGGACCGTCCCGACGCCGGTGTTCTGA